One genomic segment of Amycolatopsis sp. Hca4 includes these proteins:
- a CDS encoding DUF1707 domain-containing protein, which produces MTEVPSPQLRISDQNRESALSAIGEHMTAGRLDIDEYGERSARITAAKTRGELSEIFADLPEPHPRYEDVPQAAVAPAPEPAAAPAPRRSGPPDNWSPPQRFLAAIVPLAFIAAIALIATGTLAWPIIFVPIGLTVFGKSMWGHDWNHDQRHHDRRDRHLRDRERRRELRDSYRRELGR; this is translated from the coding sequence GTGACCGAAGTCCCGTCTCCGCAGCTGCGGATCAGCGACCAGAACCGTGAGTCCGCGCTGTCCGCCATCGGCGAGCACATGACGGCGGGACGGCTCGACATCGACGAGTACGGCGAGCGCTCGGCCCGGATCACCGCGGCCAAGACCCGCGGCGAGCTGAGCGAAATCTTCGCCGACCTGCCGGAACCGCACCCGCGCTACGAGGACGTGCCGCAGGCCGCGGTCGCCCCGGCACCGGAGCCGGCGGCCGCACCGGCGCCGCGGCGGTCCGGGCCGCCGGACAACTGGTCGCCGCCGCAGCGGTTCCTGGCCGCGATCGTGCCGCTGGCCTTCATCGCCGCGATCGCCCTGATCGCCACGGGCACGCTGGCCTGGCCGATCATCTTCGTCCCGATCGGGCTGACGGTGTTCGGCAAGTCGATGTGGGGCCACGACTGGAACCACGACCAGCGCCACCACGACCGCCGCGACCGGCACCTGCGCGACCGCGAGCGCCGCCGCGAACTGCGTGACTCCTACCGCCGCGAACTGGGCCGCTGA
- a CDS encoding DUF1707 domain-containing protein — protein sequence MGDMRLSDAERQDALDVLEEHVRTGRLDIDEYGTRSAKVTAAKRVSELIPLFDDLPSPRPSALLNGAAAPGVPVMAGESALSTFLNRSAVPIAIVLAIAVLILSRGRLLIISVALPLVVAAIAGVRRRRS from the coding sequence GTGGGTGACATGCGCTTGAGCGACGCGGAACGCCAGGACGCCCTCGACGTCCTGGAGGAACACGTCCGCACCGGCCGCCTCGACATCGACGAGTACGGAACCCGGTCGGCGAAGGTGACGGCGGCGAAGCGGGTGAGCGAACTGATCCCGCTGTTCGACGACCTGCCGTCACCGCGCCCGAGCGCGCTGCTGAACGGCGCGGCCGCGCCCGGGGTGCCGGTGATGGCCGGGGAGAGCGCGCTGTCGACGTTCCTGAACCGGAGCGCGGTGCCGATCGCGATCGTGCTGGCGATCGCGGTGCTGATCCTGTCCCGCGGTCGGTTGCTGATCATTTCGGTCGCGCTGCCGCTGGTGGTCGCGGCGATCGCGGGTGTGCGCCGCCGCCGGTCGTGA